TTCCGGGGTTTCCTGCCGGTTCGCCCACAATGGACCCGTGACGACAGCTCGGGATGCCGCGGCCGCCGGTGAGGCGGCGCTCAGCGCGGAGGCGGCCGCCGTGCGGGAACGCTTCGCGCGATTCGCGACCGATGAGGCCCCTGGCCGCTCCGACGTCTACGAGGCGTGGGCGGCGGGCGTCGCCTCGGACGCGGGCACGGCTTCGCTCCTCGCGCGCATCCCGGCGAGCCGGCGGCAGCCGCCGCTCGTCTTCGCCGTCACGCGACTGCTCGGCGCGCCCCTCGGCGGGTTCGCCGCCTGGTCGCAGTGGCTCGGCGCGAACATCGACGCGGTCGTCGTCGAGAGCGGCCGCCGAGGGCTGCAGACGAACGAGCCGCTGCGATGCGCAGCGCTGCTGCCCGCACTCAGCACGATCGAGGGACCCATCGCCCTCCTCGAGATCGGCGCGAGCGCGGGGCTGTGCCTCTACCCCGACCGCTACTCCTATCGCTACCGCGGCGACCGGACGGTGTCGCTCGATCCGGCGGACGGCGAGTCCGCCGTGATCCTCGAGTGCGACCTGCGAGGTGCGGCGCCGCTGGGGATGCCCGAGGTCGTGTGGCGCGCGGGGCTCGACCTGGATCCGCTCGACGCCGGCGATCCGTCGGACCGGCGATTCCTCACCACCCTC
This genomic interval from Microbacterium sp. 4R-513 contains the following:
- a CDS encoding DUF2332 domain-containing protein, which translates into the protein MTTARDAAAAGEAALSAEAAAVRERFARFATDEAPGRSDVYEAWAAGVASDAGTASLLARIPASRRQPPLVFAVTRLLGAPLGGFAAWSQWLGANIDAVVVESGRRGLQTNEPLRCAALLPALSTIEGPIALLEIGASAGLCLYPDRYSYRYRGDRTVSLDPADGESAVILECDLRGAAPLGMPEVVWRAGLDLDPLDAGDPSDRRFLTTLVWPGEEGRAERIDAALDIVAADPPRIVAGDASDPAVLRALAAEAPAGATLVVTTPGVLPHIPRAGRERLIETLAALPAVWISIDPPGLHEAWHPPVDAATWGGFVLGRDARPLAAVDPLGAFVEWRA